One window of Pocillopora verrucosa isolate sample1 chromosome 9, ASM3666991v2, whole genome shotgun sequence genomic DNA carries:
- the LOC131778192 gene encoding uncharacterized protein, with the protein MEVLVAKTYLEQPRSLAREPGVRCTLYEARNNIRGQKADEEKLLATLKELNPNMALAQIMTPKADSIPLVETKFGRSPQGSYASYQLAVTEDNFKVFCDITSIPRANPANHGEHIVTYPRFPLSSQSNEQFEIPADLSEAEKSLLKDLQVDEDKLNGIEIKTRSQSECPEWKLERKFRFTASNFGLIRDRKRNHESLVQNLINPKPFSSRYTNHGLKYEPIALEQYQTYMSSINKSVKVFKSGLVISMDAPYLGASPDGKVIDPGCSDQFGLSEVKCPETKYLVTPLDACSDSSFFMEEVDGKPKLKSTHKYYVQVQGLMGVTGAKWCDFIV; encoded by the coding sequence ATGGAGGTGCTTGTAGCAAAGACCTACCTGGAGCAGCCCAGATCATTAGCTCGAGAACCTGGTGTCAGATGTACACTATATGAGGCAAGGAATAATATACGGGGGCAAAAGGCAGATGAAGAGAAACTATTGGCAACCTTGAAAGAATTGAACCCAAATATGGCCCTAGCACAGATTATGACCCCAAAGGCTGATTCTATTCCCTTAGTAGAAACCAAATTTGGCAGAAGTCCACAAGGCTCGTATGCTAGCTATCAACTTGCAGTGACCGAAGATAATTTCAAAGTGTTTTGTGACATCACGTCTATCCCAAGGGCAAACCCTGCCAACCATGGTGAGCATATTGTGACATATCCAAGATTTCCCCTATCAAGTCAGTCTAATGAACAGTTTGAGATACCTGCTGATCTTTCAGAAGCAGAAAAATCACTGTTAAAGGATCTGCAAGTTGATGAAGATAAACTGAATggcattgaaattaaaacacgcagccaatcagagtgccCTGAATGGAAGTTGGAAAGGAAATTCCGATTTACTGCCTCCAATTTTGGTCTTATACGGgacagaaaaagaaaccatGAATCTTTAGTACAAAATCTTATAAATCCAAAGCCTTTTTCATCAAGATATACTAATCATGGACTTAAATATGAGCCAATTGCCTTAGAACAATACCAAACATATATGTCCTCTATTAACAAGTCAGTGAAGGTTTTTAAGTCAGGACTTGTAATAAGTATGGATGCCCCATACTTGGGTGCATCACCAGATGGCAAGGTTATTGATCCTGGATGCTCTGATCAATTTGGTCTTTCTGAGGTCAAGTGCCCAGAAACCAAGTACTTAGTCACCCCACTGGATGCATGCTCTGATAGCAGCTTTTTCATGGAAGAAGTCGATGGAAAGCCTAAACTTAAAAGCACCCATAAATACTATGTCCAAGTGCAAGGGCTGATGGGTGTGACCGGGGCAAAGTGGTGCGATTTCATCGTCTAA
- the LOC136283475 gene encoding uncharacterized protein, whose product MPSSLLLNSELFSSYKNHVTLKGLVGIAPSGAITFCSQLYTGSISDREIVLRSGFLSQSFEDGDSVMADKGFQIQDILPLGVDLNIPPFLGSDAQMSAEDVVRTQQIASLRIHVERAINKIKNFRIWNGVVPLSLFSVVNQMWTVCAFLCNAQDPLISNIT is encoded by the coding sequence ATGCCAAGCAGTTTgcttttgaactctgaacttttcAGCTCGTACAAAAACCATGTGACATTGAAAGGACTTGTCGGTATTGCACCAAGTGGAGCTATTACATTTTGCAGTCAACTTTATACCGGCAGCATCTCTGACCGCGAAATTGTTTTACGGAGTGGATTTTTGTCCCAATCCTTTGAAGATGGTGACTCTGTTATGGCAGACAAGGGATTTCAGATACAAGACATCCTGCCCCTTGGTGTGGATCTGAATATCCCACCCTTTTTAGGCAGTGATGCTCAAATGTCTGCCGAAGATGTTGTTAGGACACAGCAGATTGCAAGTCTTCGGATACACGTCGAAAGGGCCATCAACAAGATAAAGAACTTCCGAATTTGGAATGGAGTTGTTCCTCTGAGTTTATTTAGTGTCGTTAACCAAATGTGGACTGTTTGTGCTTTCCTGTGCAACGCTCAGGATCCACTCATATCTAATATCACATGA